The DNA window CAGCCAACATACTGCTAGATGACTACTGTGAGGCTGTTGTCGGAGATTTTGGGTTGGCAAAGCTGTTAGATCACAGGGATTCGCATGTTACTACAGCAGTGAGAGGTACTGTAGGACACATAGCTCCTGAGTATCTCTCAACAGGTCAATCGTCGGAGAAAACTGATGTTTTTGGTTTCGGAATCCTTCTGCTTGAGTTGATATCTGGATTAAGAGCTCTTGAGTTTGGCAAATCAGCAAATCAGAAAGGGGCCATGCTTGATTGGGTAAGCTAACTGTGGATGTTTCAGTCACGGAGCAACCGACTGCACTTAAACTAAGAGTGCATGCATTCGGTTCGAATATGAAACATACCGACCTGAATTTATAAGGatacaaaaaatttcaaaccaaattaaaccaATCGGTTGATTATGATTTGTACTAAAACTGAACTGAATTAGTTTTACGTCCAAAACCAAACAGAACCGAATTAGGCAGTTCAGTTCGGTTATTCGGTTTTTGTACACCCCCAATTGCAACAACTAAATTTCAGTACCCTATTTGCAGGTTAAGAAGATTCATCAGGAAAAAAAACTTGAGCTGTTAGTTGACAAAGATCTAAAAAACGCTTACGATGTAATCGAGTTGGAAGAAATGGTTCGGGTAGCTCTACTCTGCACTCAATTCATTCCGGGGCACAGACCAAAAATGTCAGAAGTTGTTCGGATGCTTGAAGGAGACGGATTGGCGGAGAAATGGGAAGCATCTCAGAGAGCAGAAGCAACAAGATCAAGAGCCAATGAGTTCTCATCTTCGGAGCGATATTCTGATCTCACAGATGACTCTTCTTTACTTGTTCAAGCAATGGAGCTCTCAGGACCCAGATGACATGATTCTCAAAGACATGTATATTACCAACCATAGTGGAGCTTCAAAGCTCTGTCAAAAAATCCTGATTGTACAGAAATCAGATCTGAACGACATATAGTTGAGCGTTACTCGTCTTTTTAATTGTTGAGTGAAGAatttttcttctattttcttGTAACAATATAAATTATCCCttcaataaaattttcataGTAACTGAGACCAATCCTGCATCTTCATGCCGCCTAAACTGAAACTTTACAGCAACAGAGATATATGAACAAGCTAATCAGAAATTCGAAAAATAttacaaagaaaaagaaaaatattgaaaaagaaaacaaataaattatcacAATATTATCAGCATAATTCATATccatttaatttcaataaaatctGACAGAAAATATCAGCAACCGGAAGCCTACACtgatataaaaacaaaatacaacaGAGGGAGCAGAAAGTTTACAAGGAATAATAAGCTTAATCTTGGATGAACAGAATTTCAGCTAGAGCAGACGCTCTGCGGAACTTCAACAGCTCAACCAGCATATTAACTCTTCCATCCATGACATATACGCAAGGAGTGATGCTCAACGTCTCGAGCACAGGTGAATTCGCAAGCAAGAATTTGATAAATTCCATCTCATGTGGCACACCCGACATATCCGTCATCTTTACTCCTTTGAGCTTCTCGAAAGTGCAGTTTTTAGGGCACTcttttaaccaaaaatccaaatCAGGCGCTTCTACGGCAGCTAGAGTGTTTGACGAACCCTGCATGATCAAAGGAAGATAAAACAATATCTATCAATCTTCATGATAAAGATCACATAAGCTACTGGTCTCACCAAAATTCACAAAGAAAACATTAAAGTGAGCGGAATAACTTACCGAAATTCGAAGTTCCTTCAGATTAGGAGAGTTTGTGATCAGGCGAAGAACAATATGTATCTCTTTCATATCTTCAAAACTAACTTGATATAGTTCTATTACTTTCAGGCAGCTGTAAGTAATTGAATATCTTCCTGGATAATCACCTATACTCAAAAACTTTAAACCACAAAGGAGAACAGGCAAAAACATCAGAATTATGATATCCCTAATTCATTAACGAAAACCTATGGACAAAGACAGCTACATCAACTTCATGAACCAAATACCAAAACATATTATTACCTTTGTGAAGTAGATATGCCCAATAAGCCTCTCGAGACGAGGCACCCCACCAAGAAACTTGATAAAATTACAACTCGAAATTTGCTCAAAATGTTCAGCAACATCATCAGTCATATACATAGCAATCGACATAGCAACAAGAAGCGGCGtattttcaagaaaaatatcCTTGAACTCACCCTCCAAACACAAGTACTTCAAATTCGGAGCCCTTATATTAAGAACCAAACTATCAAAATACGACAACGAGAGACTCTCAAGAAGAGGGCAGCCGGCGATAAGACTCTCAATCGCCTCAGGAGCAACCAAAACTTGATAAAGATTAAGACTCTTCAAACACAAGAAACCCTTAAAACTAGGAGGCGGATCAAACTCGCAACGCGTCAACTCCAAACGCGTCAATTTCCCGCAATTAAAAAGACAAGAAGGCACCCTAAACCACTCTCCCTCGCCTAATTCAAGAACCAACTCTTTAATCCCGCGACGCGACAGAAAAAGTAACCACTGATCAATATCAGGACAACACTGCAAATAGGAAGTGGATAACTGGAACTTATGAATGGGCCCTTGATGAAGAAACAAAGCGCTAGTGATAAATTTAAGCAGCCTAACCTCAATAACACACTTATCACTATACATTGCAGCACATTTATCATCAAAAACAAGGTGGCTAAGAGTGTTCCATCTATATCTCCATTTGGTGGAGAGTAAGCTAGTTCTTACAGCATCTCTAATAGGTAATCTTGTCAGAATACTTTCTGTAATACTTGAGGGTAAATCAGTAATAAAATCTGGAGCCTCAAGATTATGATTATGATCACCCATTTGTAAAATCAAGCTctaattgcaaaatggtgagtACCCAATTGTTAATTATCACTAAGTAAGCAATAAATGAACAGAATTTGTGAAATTTTGATGGATCAATGCATAACAGtaatgaaagaaaattaaattaaaattgaaagatttgaagAATAGATGATGAAAAATTAGAAGAATTATGGTTATACCTATGGATGAACTGATAATTCAGAGGTAGAGGAAGCTGAATCTGTACTAGAGGAGATTGATTTGATTTGGTAGTGATGACCGATAATAGAAGAGATGGTTTCGGCAACAAACGTCGTGTCGTAAATTGTATTATTGCACGAAAACTTGGAAGAGAAATGCGGGCTTAATATATGGTTTgattcttaaatttatattctttta is part of the Mercurialis annua linkage group LG3, ddMerAnnu1.2, whole genome shotgun sequence genome and encodes:
- the LOC126671485 gene encoding F-box/FBD/LRR-repeat protein At1g13570-like gives rise to the protein MGDHNHNLEAPDFITDLPSSITESILTRLPIRDAVRTSLLSTKWRYRWNTLSHLVFDDKCAAMYSDKCVIEVRLLKFITSALFLHQGPIHKFQLSTSYLQCCPDIDQWLLFLSRRGIKELVLELGEGEWFRVPSCLFNCGKLTRLELTRCEFDPPPSFKGFLCLKSLNLYQVLVAPEAIESLIAGCPLLESLSLSYFDSLVLNIRAPNLKYLCLEGEFKDIFLENTPLLVAMSIAMYMTDDVAEHFEQISSCNFIKFLGGVPRLERLIGHIYFTKFLSIGDYPGRYSITYSCLKVIELYQVSFEDMKEIHIVLRLITNSPNLKELRISGSSNTLAAVEAPDLDFWLKECPKNCTFEKLKGVKMTDMSGVPHEMEFIKFLLANSPVLETLSITPCVYVMDGRVNMLVELLKFRRASALAEILFIQD